One Hyla sarda isolate aHylSar1 chromosome 11, aHylSar1.hap1, whole genome shotgun sequence genomic window carries:
- the SERPINA10 gene encoding protein Z-dependent protease inhibitor, which translates to MLTTQWTFVFLVLVGPCLAHGGIKGNKSKKDKHNQDRYQRLEDHVKPNDTAAFSAYDISKMSSEFGLNLYRKMADKHDDNIFFSPLSVSFNLASLMVGSRGDTYEELLTGLNWEALKKSKHPADLLPNLLRDLRDGVRHSEGYDLELGSFSFVHDLFSLSEDFINETGKYFDMEFRSLDFHDREAKNIIKEFLIKKSRGKVTELNDEIDPQTKMILLDYIFFKGKWQVPFKPDLTTTDSFFVNKYRSVRVPMMYKTDKVGSMFDKTLSCTVLNLPYRGGAHMLVVMPEKGGDFDALEDGLSMELITTWLARMRNWKTDVFFPKFHLDQKYKLKPQLEEMGIKDVFTGKANFTGMTEERNLRLSEITQRAVIDIDEIGTEATAVTGTEIVAYSLPHTIRVNQPFMFMIFNENYKSLLFIGRVIDPTKP; encoded by the exons ATGTTGACCACGCAATGGACGTTCGTCTTCCTTGTCCTTGTCGGGCCTTGTCTGGCCCATGGTGGCATCAAAGGAAACAAGTCGAAGAAGGACAAACACAACCAGGACAGATATCAGAGACTTGAGGACCATGTAAAACCCAATGACACCGCCGCGTTCTCCGCATACGATATCTCCAAAATGAGCAGCGAGTTTGGCCTCAACCTCTACAGAAAAATGGCCGACAAACACGACGACAACATCTTCTTCTCCCCACTCAGCGTCTCCTTCAACCTCGCCTCACTTATGGTCGGGAGCCGAGGGGACACTTATGAGGAGCTCCTCACCGGTCTGAACTGGGAGGCCCTGAAGAAGAGCAAACACCCCGCCGACCTACTGCCGAATCTGCTGAGGGACCTCCGAGATGGAGTCAGACATAGTGAAGGCTACGATCTGGAGCTGGGAAGCTTCTCCTTCGTCCATGATCTCTTCTCCCTCAGCGAGGACTTCATCAACGAGACCGGGAAGTATTTCGACATGGAGTTCAGAAGTCTCGACTTCCATGACAGGGAGGCCAAAAACATCATCAAAGAATTTCTTATCAAAAAGTCCAGGGGTAAAGTGACCGAGCTCAATGACGAGATCGACCCCCAGACCAAGATGATCCTCCTAGACTACATCTTTTTCAAAG GTAAATGGCAGGTTCCCTTCAAACCAGATCTGACCACCACCGATTCTTTCTTCGTCAACAAATATCGATCGGTAAGAGTGCCGATGATGTACAAGACGGATAAAGTCGGCTCCATGTTTGACAAGACTCTGTCCTGCACCGTGTTGAACCTCCCGTACAGAGGGGGCGCTCACATGCTGGTCGTCATGCCGGAGAAGGGGGGAGACTTTGATGCGTTAGAAGACGGATTATCCATGGAGCTTATTACGACCTGGCTGGCGAGGATGAGGAACTG GAAAACCGATGTTTTCTTTCCGAAATTCCATCTGGACCAGAAGTATAAGCTGAAACCTCAGCTGGAGGAGATGGGCATTAAGGATGTGTTTACTGGGAAGGCCAATTTCACCGGCATGACCGAGGAGAGGAACCTGAGACTTTCCGAG ATCACACAGAGAGCCGTGATTGATATCGACGAGATTGGGACAGAGGCTACGGCCGTCACCGGGACAGAGATTGTCGCCTACTCGCTGCCACATACGATCCGCGTGAACCAGCCCTTCATGTTTATGATCTTCAACGAAAACTACAAATCTCTGCTGTTTATCGGAAGAGTTATCGATCCCACCAAGCCGTAA